One segment of Synechococcus sp. A15-24 DNA contains the following:
- a CDS encoding inositol monophosphatase family protein — protein MTSSICSAAANDAGLSADRLGALVTVARQAADAGGAELMRHYGRLSSIESKGRTGDLVTNADVAAERVVLEVLGRETPDIAVLAEESGAAGEQDGLRWCVDPLDGTTNFTHGYPFFATSIGLTFRQRPILGAIAVPFLGETYWGAPGHGAHCNDSKIQVSTCERLEDSLLVTGFAYDRHTRLDNNYAQFCWFSHRTRGVRRGGAAAVDLAFVAAGRQDGYWERGLAPWDLAAGVALVELAGGTISGYGGEEFDLRSGRVVAAGPALHPSIVDVLAQVKPLSGDAFGAPEVTAMGS, from the coding sequence ATGACCTCATCGATCTGCAGTGCAGCGGCCAATGATGCTGGTCTGAGCGCTGACAGGCTTGGCGCCCTGGTGACTGTTGCGCGACAGGCCGCTGACGCAGGTGGGGCTGAGTTGATGCGCCACTACGGGCGGCTGAGCTCGATTGAAAGCAAAGGGCGCACTGGTGATCTCGTCACCAATGCGGACGTGGCAGCCGAACGCGTTGTTCTTGAGGTTCTCGGCAGAGAAACCCCAGACATCGCTGTTCTGGCTGAAGAAAGCGGTGCCGCCGGTGAACAGGACGGGCTGCGTTGGTGCGTCGATCCCCTGGATGGCACCACCAACTTCACCCACGGGTACCCATTCTTCGCCACATCGATCGGGCTGACGTTTCGTCAACGGCCGATTCTGGGAGCCATCGCCGTTCCGTTCCTCGGGGAGACGTACTGGGGTGCTCCAGGTCATGGAGCCCACTGCAATGACAGCAAGATTCAGGTGAGCACTTGCGAGCGTCTGGAGGACTCCCTTCTGGTGACTGGGTTTGCCTACGACCGCCACACGCGGCTCGACAACAACTATGCCCAGTTCTGCTGGTTCAGCCATCGGACCCGAGGGGTTCGCCGAGGTGGTGCTGCTGCTGTGGATCTGGCCTTTGTGGCTGCTGGTCGTCAGGACGGTTACTGGGAACGAGGTCTTGCGCCCTGGGACCTTGCTGCCGGTGTGGCGCTGGTGGAACTCGCAGGCGGAACCATCAGCGGATATGGCGGTGAGGAGTTCGATCTCCGCAGCGGCCGCGTGGTGGCGGCTGGTCCGGCATTGCATCCGAGCATTGTTGACGTGCTGGCCCAGGTGAAGCCTCTATCCGGTGATGCCTTCGGTGCACCGGAGGTGACGGCCATGGGATCCTGA
- the pstA gene encoding phosphate ABC transporter permease PstA — protein sequence MTSLYSNRASEAIPDLSYKPSLARNVGSRILTVIAGIFSAVAVLPLILVLGYVIVKGGSKISLALFTELPPPPGLDGGGIANAIVGTIVVTVVAALIAIPVGVGGGIFLAEYSRSGWFAQFIRFGTNVLSGVPSIIAGVFIYGTIVTSRVLFGNAYSALAGGMALSILMLPTVIKTTDEGLKLVSDDLRRAALGVGASRFVTIVRITLPTAFTPIATGVVLAIARAAGETAPLIFTALFSPFWSDLLSTDGIFAPIATLSVLIYNFAIMPYEFHNELAWSASFVLVVMILGLNLFSRWLARFAAK from the coding sequence ATGACTTCCCTTTACTCCAATCGCGCTTCCGAGGCGATTCCTGACCTCTCCTACAAACCAAGTCTGGCCAGAAATGTAGGCAGCAGAATCCTCACAGTTATTGCTGGCATTTTTTCAGCGGTGGCTGTTCTGCCGTTGATCCTCGTTCTTGGCTACGTCATCGTGAAAGGTGGCAGCAAGATCTCTCTAGCGTTGTTCACGGAATTGCCTCCGCCACCGGGACTTGATGGTGGTGGTATTGCCAATGCCATTGTTGGCACGATTGTCGTCACCGTTGTTGCTGCATTGATCGCCATACCTGTTGGTGTTGGCGGTGGAATTTTTCTCGCTGAGTACTCACGTAGCGGTTGGTTTGCTCAATTCATCCGCTTCGGAACGAACGTGCTTTCAGGTGTTCCATCGATTATCGCCGGTGTGTTCATTTACGGAACGATCGTCACCAGTCGTGTGCTGTTCGGCAATGCCTACAGCGCGCTGGCTGGCGGCATGGCCCTCTCAATTCTGATGCTGCCCACGGTGATCAAAACCACCGACGAAGGTCTCAAGCTTGTCTCAGATGACTTGCGACGGGCAGCATTGGGGGTTGGTGCCTCCAGATTCGTCACGATCGTGCGAATCACTCTGCCGACGGCATTCACGCCCATTGCCACGGGAGTGGTTCTGGCGATCGCCAGGGCCGCTGGTGAAACAGCCCCATTGATCTTCACTGCCCTTTTCTCGCCCTTCTGGTCTGATCTTCTGTCCACCGATGGAATCTTTGCTCCAATCGCGACGTTGTCGGTTCTGATTTACAACTTCGCGATCATGCCCTATGAGTTCCATAACGAACTGGCTTGGTCCGCATCGTTTGTGCTCGTTGTGATGATCCTCGGCCTGAATCTCTTTTCCCGTTGGCTGGCCCGATTTGCTGCCAAGTAA
- the pstC gene encoding phosphate ABC transporter permease subunit PstC, whose amino-acid sequence MSSEKDNQYLLRNRPPSEKLVDDGFKNLAVILASMVAVVLFLILIVVFQGSLESMGRYGWQFLITSDWNPVDDEYGAGAAIYGTLVTSLLSLLIAVPLGVGTAIFITENIIPRHIRDVIGVMVELLAAIPSVVLGLWAIFVLEPFIRPALELLYQLFNWFPFFSTPPMGPGTVPAVLILVVMILPIITAISRDSLNQVPQKLRQAAYGVGTTRWGAIMNVMLPAAVSGIVGGVMLALGRAMGETMAVTMIIGNSNNFSISLLAPGNTIAAMLANQFGEADGSQVSSLMYAAFILIIMTLAVNIFAQWLVKRLSLKY is encoded by the coding sequence ATGTCCAGCGAAAAGGATAATCAGTACCTTCTGCGGAACCGACCTCCGTCAGAAAAGCTGGTGGACGATGGATTCAAGAACCTCGCTGTGATCCTGGCTTCCATGGTCGCCGTGGTGTTGTTCTTGATCCTCATCGTTGTCTTCCAGGGAAGCCTGGAGTCGATGGGGCGTTACGGCTGGCAGTTCCTCATCACCTCCGATTGGAATCCGGTTGACGATGAATACGGCGCAGGAGCCGCCATCTATGGAACGTTGGTCACCTCCCTGTTGTCGTTGCTGATCGCCGTTCCACTGGGCGTTGGCACTGCGATTTTCATCACCGAAAACATCATTCCGCGGCACATTCGAGATGTGATCGGTGTGATGGTCGAATTGCTGGCGGCGATTCCCTCGGTCGTTCTTGGCCTTTGGGCCATCTTCGTGTTGGAGCCATTCATTCGTCCAGCACTTGAATTGCTTTATCAGCTGTTCAATTGGTTCCCATTCTTCAGTACCCCACCCATGGGCCCTGGAACGGTTCCTGCGGTCTTGATTCTGGTGGTGATGATTCTGCCCATCATCACGGCCATCTCCCGAGACTCCCTGAATCAGGTTCCTCAGAAACTGCGACAGGCGGCCTATGGCGTCGGCACAACCCGTTGGGGCGCAATCATGAACGTGATGCTGCCCGCAGCGGTTTCAGGAATTGTTGGCGGCGTGATGCTGGCGCTTGGACGCGCCATGGGTGAAACCATGGCGGTGACCATGATCATTGGTAATTCCAACAACTTCAGCATTTCATTGCTGGCACCCGGCAACACAATTGCAGCCATGCTTGCCAATCAATTCGGTGAAGCTGATGGCTCTCAGGTGTCATCTCTGATGTATGCGGCATTTATTTTGATCATCATGACCCTTGCGGTGAACATCTTCGCCCAATGGCTCGTGAAGCGTCTCAGCCTTAAGTACTGA
- the pstB gene encoding phosphate ABC transporter ATP-binding protein PstB — MTTSQLQTEQHQVSDDTAISIQNVTISYGSYEAVKNVYCDVPRGKVTAFIGPSGCGKSTVLRSLNRMNDLIEGCSLKGRVLFDGVDLYGASVDPVEVRRRIGMVFQQPNPFPKSIYENIAFGARINGFTGDMDELVERSLRQAAVWDECKDKLNESGYSLSGGQQQRLCIARTIAIQPEVILMDEPCSALDPISTLKIEETMHELKKSFTIVIVTHNMQQAVRVSDMTAFYNAEAVEGGSGKVGYLVEFNETEKIFNSPQQQATQDYVSGRFG; from the coding sequence ATGACCACCTCACAACTTCAAACTGAACAGCATCAGGTCTCGGACGACACCGCGATCTCGATTCAGAACGTCACTATTAGCTACGGCAGCTACGAAGCCGTGAAGAACGTCTACTGCGATGTTCCACGCGGAAAAGTCACCGCCTTCATCGGTCCATCCGGCTGCGGTAAGTCGACGGTGCTGCGCTCCCTCAACCGCATGAACGATCTGATCGAGGGATGTTCCCTCAAGGGTCGTGTTTTGTTCGACGGTGTCGATCTTTACGGTGCCAGTGTTGACCCTGTTGAAGTGCGTCGTCGGATCGGGATGGTGTTCCAGCAGCCCAACCCCTTTCCCAAGAGCATCTACGAGAACATTGCCTTCGGTGCCCGGATCAACGGTTTCACCGGTGACATGGATGAACTCGTGGAACGGTCCCTGCGCCAGGCCGCTGTCTGGGACGAATGCAAGGACAAGCTGAATGAAAGTGGTTATTCCCTCTCGGGTGGTCAACAGCAGCGCCTCTGCATTGCACGCACGATTGCCATCCAGCCGGAAGTGATCCTGATGGATGAACCTTGTTCGGCTCTGGACCCGATCTCCACATTGAAGATCGAGGAAACGATGCACGAACTCAAGAAGAGCTTCACGATCGTGATCGTGACCCACAACATGCAGCAGGCCGTTCGAGTCAGCGACATGACAGCGTTCTACAACGCAGAGGCAGTTGAAGGCGGCAGCGGCAAGGTGGGCTACCTGGTGGAATTCAACGAGACCGAAAAGATCTTCAACTCTCCTCAACAGCAGGCCACCCAGGACTACGTCTCCGGCCGTTTCGGTTGA
- a CDS encoding 2Fe-2S iron-sulfur cluster-binding protein: protein MGTSHRITIHWRQEQRTITHEVPEGEYILHSFERQGDPLPFSCRNGCCTSCAVRVKQGQLDQREAMGLSHELRQQGYGLLCVARAIGPLEAETQDEDEVYDLQFGRHFGRGKVTAGLPLDEE, encoded by the coding sequence ATGGGCACCAGTCACCGCATCACCATTCACTGGCGCCAGGAACAACGAACCATCACCCACGAAGTTCCAGAGGGGGAGTACATCCTCCACAGTTTCGAGCGTCAGGGCGATCCCTTGCCTTTCTCATGCCGCAACGGCTGCTGCACCAGCTGTGCCGTCCGGGTGAAACAAGGGCAGCTCGATCAACGCGAGGCGATGGGCCTGTCCCATGAGCTGAGGCAGCAGGGCTATGGATTGCTATGCGTGGCTCGAGCCATCGGCCCTCTCGAAGCCGAAACCCAGGACGAAGATGAGGTGTATGACCTGCAGTTCGGCCGCCATTTCGGCCGCGGCAAGGTGACGGCAGGACTACCCCTGGACGAGGAATGA
- the dnaK gene encoding molecular chaperone DnaK, giving the protein MGRIVGIDLGTTNSVVAVLEAGRPHVIANAEGGRTTPSVVGYSKDQELLVGQLARRQLVLSPRNTFSNLKRFVGRDWEELEDSSLAVPYTVRANDRGQVRVPCPVTEREYAPEELVASIIRKLVDDASTYLGETVEAAVVTVPAYFNDAQRQATRDAGRLAGISVERILNEPTAAALAYGFDRSAVRRVLVFDLGGGTFDVSLLRIANGVFDVKATNGDTQLGGNDFDQRIVDWIADAFQAEHGVNLRRDRQALQRLTEAAEKAKQELSGVLTTPISLPFIATGENGPLHVETNLDRSTFEGLCPDLLDRLLMPVQSALRDSGWAADDIDDVVLVGGATRMPMVQQLVRTLVPLDPCQSVNPDEVVAIGAAVQAGILTGELRDLLLNDVTPLSLGLETVGGLMKVLIPRNTPIPVRQSDVFSTSEPNQSSVEIHVWQGERQMASDNKSLGRFRLSGIPPAPRGVPQVQVAFDIDANGLLQVSATDRTTGRKQSVSIQGGSNLNEDEVTALLAEAEARADEDRRKRNQIERRNRAQTLVAQAERRLRDAALELGPYGAERQQRAVEMAMRDVQDCLAQDDLQELDLCLSGLEEALFGLNRRLSAERQSDGRPLQGLRNTLGSLKDELFADDWDDDPWAAPSGPPRGRSMNRRDRDPWDDDFYR; this is encoded by the coding sequence ATGGGGCGGATCGTCGGGATCGATCTGGGGACCACGAACTCGGTTGTTGCCGTTCTGGAGGCAGGCCGCCCTCACGTGATTGCCAATGCCGAGGGTGGCAGGACCACCCCATCAGTGGTTGGTTACAGCAAAGACCAGGAACTGCTGGTGGGACAGCTGGCGAGACGTCAGCTGGTGCTGAGCCCTCGCAACACCTTCTCCAACCTCAAGCGTTTCGTGGGACGCGACTGGGAGGAACTGGAGGACAGCAGCCTTGCCGTGCCTTACACGGTCCGTGCCAATGACCGAGGTCAGGTGCGCGTGCCCTGCCCAGTGACGGAACGGGAATATGCGCCAGAGGAGCTGGTGGCCAGCATCATTCGCAAGCTTGTGGACGATGCCAGCACTTACCTGGGCGAGACCGTCGAAGCGGCAGTCGTCACGGTTCCGGCTTATTTCAACGACGCCCAACGCCAAGCCACCCGCGACGCCGGTCGTTTGGCCGGCATCTCCGTTGAGCGCATCCTCAATGAACCCACTGCTGCTGCACTGGCCTATGGCTTCGATCGCAGCGCCGTTCGTCGCGTTCTGGTGTTTGACCTGGGTGGTGGCACGTTCGATGTGTCGTTGCTCCGGATCGCAAACGGAGTTTTTGACGTCAAGGCCACCAATGGGGATACACAGTTGGGTGGCAATGATTTTGATCAGCGGATCGTGGACTGGATCGCTGATGCCTTTCAGGCTGAGCATGGGGTGAATCTGCGGCGAGACCGCCAGGCCCTTCAACGCCTGACCGAAGCGGCTGAAAAGGCCAAGCAGGAACTGTCCGGCGTTCTCACAACACCGATATCTCTTCCGTTCATCGCAACGGGTGAGAACGGCCCGCTGCACGTGGAGACCAATCTTGATCGCAGCACGTTTGAAGGTCTTTGCCCAGACCTGCTCGATCGTCTGTTGATGCCCGTCCAGAGCGCGTTGCGCGACTCCGGCTGGGCTGCGGATGACATTGATGATGTGGTGCTTGTGGGAGGTGCCACCCGCATGCCCATGGTTCAGCAGCTGGTGCGCACCCTTGTGCCGCTTGATCCCTGCCAATCGGTGAACCCCGATGAAGTGGTGGCCATCGGCGCCGCCGTTCAGGCCGGCATCCTCACAGGGGAACTGCGGGATCTCTTGCTGAACGACGTCACACCTCTCTCCCTGGGGCTGGAGACCGTCGGTGGTCTGATGAAGGTGTTGATCCCGCGCAACACCCCGATTCCTGTGCGCCAGTCCGATGTGTTCAGCACGTCGGAGCCGAATCAGTCCTCGGTGGAGATCCACGTCTGGCAAGGCGAGCGGCAGATGGCCTCGGACAACAAATCACTCGGGCGTTTCCGGCTGTCTGGAATTCCGCCAGCGCCCCGTGGTGTCCCGCAGGTTCAGGTGGCTTTTGACATCGATGCCAACGGGCTGCTGCAGGTGAGTGCCACGGACCGCACCACCGGCAGAAAGCAGTCGGTGTCGATTCAAGGAGGATCCAACCTCAACGAGGATGAAGTCACCGCACTGCTTGCCGAAGCGGAAGCCCGGGCGGATGAGGACCGCCGCAAGCGCAACCAGATTGAACGCCGCAACCGTGCCCAGACGCTCGTCGCCCAGGCGGAACGTCGACTGCGTGATGCCGCCCTTGAACTGGGGCCCTACGGGGCGGAACGTCAGCAGCGCGCTGTTGAGATGGCGATGCGTGATGTGCAGGATTGTCTTGCTCAGGATGATCTGCAGGAGCTGGATCTGTGCCTCAGTGGCCTGGAGGAAGCTTTGTTCGGTCTGAATCGGCGCCTCTCGGCAGAGCGTCAGTCCGATGGACGGCCGCTTCAGGGGTTGCGCAACACGCTTGGCTCACTTAAGGACGAGTTGTTCGCTGATGACTGGGACGATGATCCCTGGGCAGCCCCGAGTGGTCCACCACGGGGACGCAGCATGAACCGCCGGGATCGTGATCCCTGGGACGATGACTTCTACCGCTGA